In a single window of the Veillonella sp. genome:
- the rpsM gene encoding 30S ribosomal protein S13: MARIAGVDLPRDKRVEIGLTYIYGIGPTLASEIIAKTGINPDTRVRDLSEDEVAKIRELLDADYKVEGDLRREEALNIKRLIEINSYRGKRHRMGLPLRGQRTKTNARTRKGPRKAIAGKKK, encoded by the coding sequence ATGGCACGTATCGCCGGTGTAGATTTACCTCGTGATAAACGAGTGGAAATTGGTTTAACTTATATTTATGGTATTGGTCCAACTTTAGCATCTGAAATCATTGCTAAAACTGGCATCAATCCTGACACACGTGTTCGTGATCTTTCTGAAGATGAAGTAGCGAAAATCCGTGAATTGTTAGATGCTGATTACAAAGTTGAAGGTGACCTTCGTCGTGAAGAAGCTCTTAACATTAAACGCTTAATTGAAATCAACTCCTATCGAGGCAAACGTCATCGTATGGGTTTACCACTTCGTGGTCAACGTACTAAAACGAATGCACGTACTCGCAAAGGTCCTAGAAAAGCAATTGCTGGTAAAAAGAAATAA
- the rpsK gene encoding 30S ribosomal protein S11 produces MAKKVVRTKRKEKKHIESGAAHIRSTFNNTIVTLTDTNGNALSWASAGGLGFRGSRKSTPFAAQMAAEQAAKAAMEHGLRTVEVFVKGPGSGREAAIRALQAAGLEVTSIKDVTPIPHNGCRPPKRRRV; encoded by the coding sequence GTGGCTAAAAAAGTTGTTAGAACTAAAAGAAAAGAAAAGAAACATATTGAATCCGGTGCGGCTCATATTCGTTCTACATTCAATAACACTATCGTAACTTTGACAGATACAAACGGTAATGCGTTGTCTTGGGCTTCCGCTGGTGGCTTGGGCTTCCGTGGTTCTCGTAAATCCACTCCATTCGCTGCTCAAATGGCTGCTGAACAAGCTGCTAAAGCTGCAATGGAACATGGTCTTCGCACTGTTGAAGTATTCGTAAAAGGTCCTGGATCCGGCCGTGAAGCTGCAATCCGTGCTTTACAAGCTGCAGGTCTTGAAGTTACTTCCATTAAAGACGTAACTCCAATTCCTCACAATGGTTGTCGCCCTCCAAAACGCCGTCGTGTATAA
- a CDS encoding DNA-directed RNA polymerase subunit alpha, translated as MSEEKKLKIEKVDIAEGGRYGKFVCEPLDRGYGITLGNSLRRILLSSLDGAAITSIKIDGVLHEFSTIPGIREDVTDIILNLKQLCIKVEEDVQLPLEVHFDFQKDGVLTAADLAEQFPPEVEVLNPELVIATMDETAHFVMDVVIERGKGYVPSTKNKKDTDVIGCIPIDSIFSPILRAKYEVSDVRVGNEMDFDKLTLEVWTDGSITAADAVAKSAAIMIGYLGNFTKLAHSADVVDVNTGEGGIVVDPVGSDNEEPAVDDGPAKISIDELELSVRAYNCLKRAGINTIADLLDKTIDDLGKVRNLGKKSIDEIEEKLNNHPGGFQLKQKGE; from the coding sequence ATGAGCGAAGAAAAGAAACTTAAAATCGAGAAGGTGGACATCGCCGAAGGCGGTCGCTATGGTAAGTTCGTATGTGAACCATTAGACCGTGGTTATGGTATCACTCTCGGTAATAGCTTACGCAGAATTTTGCTTTCATCCTTGGATGGGGCAGCTATCACCTCTATCAAAATTGATGGAGTTCTTCATGAATTCTCTACTATTCCTGGTATTCGCGAAGACGTTACGGATATCATCCTTAACTTAAAGCAATTGTGCATCAAAGTTGAAGAAGATGTGCAACTACCATTGGAAGTTCACTTTGACTTCCAAAAGGATGGTGTATTGACAGCTGCTGACTTAGCTGAGCAATTCCCACCAGAAGTGGAAGTATTGAATCCTGAACTAGTGATTGCGACTATGGATGAGACAGCTCATTTCGTAATGGACGTAGTGATTGAACGTGGCAAAGGTTACGTTCCTTCTACGAAGAATAAAAAAGACACAGATGTAATCGGTTGTATTCCAATCGATTCCATCTTCTCTCCAATTCTTCGTGCCAAATACGAAGTGAGTGATGTTCGTGTAGGCAATGAAATGGACTTTGACAAACTTACATTAGAAGTTTGGACTGATGGTTCCATTACTGCTGCTGATGCAGTGGCAAAATCTGCTGCCATTATGATTGGTTATTTAGGGAACTTCACTAAATTAGCGCACTCTGCAGATGTTGTAGATGTAAACACAGGTGAAGGCGGTATCGTTGTTGATCCAGTAGGTTCTGATAATGAAGAACCAGCTGTAGATGACGGCCCAGCAAAGATTTCCATCGATGAGTTGGAACTCTCTGTTCGTGCGTATAACTGCTTGAAACGTGCTGGCATTAATACAATTGCAGATTTGCTAGACAAAACCATTGATGACTTAGGAAAAGTTCGCAATTTAGGCAAAAAATCCATCGATGAAATTGAAGAAAAACTCAACAATCATCCAGGTGGTTTTCAACTTAAACAAAAAGGCGAATAA
- the rplQ gene encoding 50S ribosomal protein L17 encodes MYRKLGRDSSARKALFRSMLTSFFQYERIETTEAKAKELRSLADQMVTLAKRGDLHARRQVLAYLMDESVVKKLFDTIAPKYADRQGGYTRVIKTGLRKGDAAPLAIIELV; translated from the coding sequence ATGTACAGAAAATTAGGCCGCGACAGCTCCGCTCGTAAAGCGTTGTTCCGTAGCATGTTAACATCTTTCTTCCAATATGAGCGTATTGAAACTACAGAAGCTAAAGCGAAAGAACTTCGCTCTTTAGCTGATCAAATGGTAACTTTGGCTAAACGTGGTGATCTTCATGCACGTCGCCAAGTTCTTGCATACCTCATGGATGAAAGCGTAGTAAAAAAATTGTTTGATACAATTGCTCCAAAATATGCAGACCGTCAAGGTGGTTACACTCGTGTAATCAAAACTGGTCTTCGCAAAGGTGACGCTGCACCTTTGGCTATTATCGAGTTAGTTTAA
- a CDS encoding energy-coupling factor transporter ATPase has translation MNEKDIMIEVNHMSHIYTDENGNDVHALNDVNLSIKRGEFVCIIGTNGSGKSTLAKHFNVLLQPSEGHINVCGYDTRDEAHIWDIRQHVGMVFQNPDNQIVAAVVEEDVAFGPENLGIPSAEIRKRVDAALEAVNMTEYREHGPHLLSGGQKQRIAIAGVLAMKPDCIVLDEPTAMLDPKGRREVLETVHKLNKEEGITIVYITHFMEEAVTADRVVVMKNGVKLHDGTPREIFSHVDTLKGLGLDVPVASEIAFKLNEKGYEVGKSIINNEELAEGLKHSKLADQLLSEHKGANTISSPINENSDVVSGEGVH, from the coding sequence ATGAATGAAAAAGACATTATGATTGAGGTCAATCATATGAGTCATATCTATACCGATGAAAATGGCAATGATGTACATGCATTAAATGATGTAAATTTATCTATTAAGCGCGGTGAGTTTGTTTGTATCATCGGTACGAATGGTAGTGGTAAAAGTACACTAGCTAAGCATTTCAACGTGTTATTACAACCTAGTGAAGGTCATATCAATGTATGTGGCTATGATACGCGTGATGAAGCGCATATTTGGGATATACGCCAACATGTGGGCATGGTATTCCAAAACCCTGATAATCAAATTGTGGCAGCTGTCGTAGAAGAGGACGTTGCCTTTGGTCCAGAAAACTTAGGTATTCCTAGCGCAGAAATTAGAAAACGTGTCGATGCAGCGTTAGAGGCTGTAAATATGACTGAATATAGAGAACATGGTCCTCATTTGTTGTCTGGTGGCCAAAAGCAACGTATTGCCATTGCCGGCGTACTTGCAATGAAACCAGATTGCATCGTCCTTGATGAGCCAACAGCTATGCTAGACCCTAAAGGTCGTCGTGAAGTGCTTGAAACAGTTCATAAACTCAATAAAGAAGAAGGTATCACTATCGTGTACATTACACACTTTATGGAGGAAGCTGTTACGGCTGACCGTGTGGTGGTAATGAAAAATGGCGTGAAGTTACATGATGGTACTCCTCGTGAGATTTTTAGCCATGTAGATACCTTAAAAGGCCTTGGCCTCGATGTACCTGTGGCGTCTGAAATTGCTTTCAAATTGAATGAAAAAGGTTATGAAGTAGGTAAGAGTATCATCAACAATGAAGAATTAGCAGAAGGTCTAAAACATTCTAAATTGGCTGATCAATTACTAAGTGAACATAAAGGTGCTAATACGATTAGTTCTCCTATCAATGAAAATTCAGATGTAGTAAGCGGGGAGGGCGTACACTAA
- a CDS encoding energy-coupling factor transporter ATPase — protein MAIVLDNITYTYGVGTPFEKTALHGVSLTVENGEFLGIIGHTGSGKSTFVQHLNGLLHPTTGTVTVNGVDISASTEEAKKMRHKVGMVFQYPEHQLFEETIAEDIAFGPKNLGLSADEVDERVRDAMKFVGLDYDTYAERSPFHLSGGQMRRVAIAGVVAMDPDFLVLDEPSAGLDPFGREEIFEEIIRLHKEKGITVILVSHNMEDISRMASRLVVLDKGRIVLDGEPMDIFNNHRDELQAVGVDVPPVSVTMEYLREQGLDVSNRVLSVDDAVQAILEGGSHVK, from the coding sequence ATGGCGATTGTATTAGATAATATTACCTATACCTATGGTGTAGGTACTCCATTTGAAAAAACGGCTCTTCATGGTGTATCTCTTACTGTTGAAAACGGTGAGTTTTTAGGCATTATTGGTCATACTGGGTCTGGTAAATCTACCTTTGTACAACATTTGAATGGCTTATTACATCCTACAACAGGAACCGTTACCGTTAATGGTGTAGATATTAGCGCTTCTACAGAGGAAGCTAAGAAGATGCGTCATAAGGTAGGCATGGTGTTCCAATATCCAGAACATCAATTATTCGAAGAAACCATTGCCGAAGATATTGCATTTGGTCCTAAAAACTTAGGCCTTAGCGCAGATGAAGTGGATGAACGCGTACGTGATGCCATGAAATTTGTAGGTCTTGACTATGACACTTATGCAGAGCGTTCTCCATTCCACCTATCTGGTGGTCAAATGCGTCGCGTTGCCATTGCTGGTGTAGTGGCGATGGATCCAGACTTCCTAGTTCTTGATGAGCCATCTGCAGGCCTTGACCCATTTGGTCGTGAAGAAATCTTTGAAGAAATTATTCGTCTTCATAAAGAAAAGGGGATTACAGTAATCCTTGTATCTCACAATATGGAAGATATTTCGCGCATGGCATCTCGCCTTGTAGTCCTTGATAAAGGTCGCATCGTTCTCGATGGAGAGCCGATGGATATCTTTAATAATCATCGCGATGAATTACAGGCTGTTGGTGTAGACGTACCACCAGTATCTGTCACTATGGAGTATTTGCGTGAACAGGGACTAGATGTGTCTAATCGTGTATTATCTGTAGATGATGCAGTACAAGCCATTCTAGAAGGAGGTAGCCATGTTAAATAA
- a CDS encoding energy-coupling factor transporter transmembrane protein EcfT, whose translation MLNNITIGQYFPGNSFLHRMDPRAKIIATTIFVVAIFLANSPLAYGLVGAFTIFAMLLSRLPLRLMWSAIKPLWIIIVFTMGIHIFTTPGNTIFQWWIINITDQGLAMGLQMAARLIFLILFSSLLTYTTSPIRLTDGIEHLLNPFRCIGVPAHELAMMMTIALRFIPTLLDETDRIMKAQSARGADFVTGSIIQRAKNMVPLLVPLFISAFRRADELAIAMEARCYRGGVNRTRMKELQVTYVDYIGVGAVILVTIVLILLWWLDL comes from the coding sequence ATGTTAAATAATATTACTATAGGGCAATACTTCCCAGGAAACTCCTTCTTACATCGCATGGATCCTCGCGCAAAGATTATTGCTACCACAATATTCGTAGTAGCTATCTTCCTAGCGAACTCTCCTCTTGCGTATGGCTTAGTAGGGGCATTTACAATCTTTGCTATGTTGCTATCACGATTGCCATTACGCTTGATGTGGTCTGCTATTAAACCTCTTTGGATTATCATCGTATTTACCATGGGTATTCATATCTTTACAACACCAGGTAATACAATCTTCCAATGGTGGATTATTAATATTACAGATCAAGGCTTGGCTATGGGTCTACAAATGGCGGCGCGATTAATCTTTTTAATCTTGTTCTCCTCCCTATTGACCTATACAACATCACCAATTCGTTTGACCGATGGTATTGAACATTTGCTCAATCCATTCCGTTGTATTGGTGTGCCAGCTCACGAATTAGCAATGATGATGACCATTGCATTGCGATTTATTCCTACACTACTAGATGAGACAGATCGTATTATGAAAGCTCAATCTGCTCGTGGTGCAGACTTTGTGACAGGCTCTATCATTCAACGTGCTAAAAACATGGTGCCTCTCTTAGTACCATTATTTATTAGTGCTTTCAGACGCGCTGATGAATTAGCTATTGCCATGGAGGCTCGCTGTTATAGAGGCGGTGTGAATCGTACGCGCATGAAAGAACTACAAGTTACCTATGTAGATTATATCGGTGTAGGAGCTGTCATTTTAGTTACCATTGTACTCATCCTTTTATGGTGGCTTGATCTATGA
- the truA gene encoding tRNA pseudouridine(38-40) synthase TruA encodes MRNIRIIVAYDGTDLAGYQKQPDDKGLTVQGCLEYGLSKICNEPIQIYGASRTDAGVHAKFQVCTFQTSGAIPAENIPRAMIAHIPKDIVVLEAMEIPLDWKPRWNIYGKEYVYTIHNQLIANPLTKRYHWHVKKPLNIELMQAAGNELLGTHDFTTLKGTNSTPADPVKTIMGIHVEAEGPLVTISVVGNGFLYHMVRNIAGLLVDVGLGRRKVEDIKGYLAAKDRRVIGKTAPAQGLCLEEIFFTEERQQEVLQNKYSI; translated from the coding sequence ATGAGAAATATACGGATTATAGTCGCTTATGATGGCACTGACTTAGCAGGCTATCAAAAGCAACCTGACGATAAGGGCTTAACGGTGCAAGGTTGTTTAGAATATGGATTGTCAAAAATTTGTAATGAACCAATTCAAATCTACGGCGCTTCTAGGACAGATGCAGGGGTACATGCGAAGTTTCAAGTCTGTACATTCCAAACATCTGGAGCTATACCGGCAGAAAATATTCCTCGCGCTATGATTGCTCATATTCCAAAGGATATAGTTGTTCTTGAGGCGATGGAAATACCCCTCGATTGGAAGCCGCGATGGAATATATATGGTAAAGAGTATGTATATACTATCCATAATCAACTCATCGCGAATCCACTGACAAAACGATACCACTGGCACGTTAAGAAACCTCTTAATATCGAGCTCATGCAGGCTGCCGGTAATGAACTGTTGGGCACGCATGACTTTACTACCTTAAAGGGAACGAATTCAACGCCTGCTGATCCTGTAAAGACTATCATGGGCATCCATGTAGAGGCCGAAGGCCCTCTTGTTACTATTTCAGTAGTGGGCAATGGGTTCCTATATCACATGGTTCGCAATATTGCAGGATTACTTGTCGATGTAGGGCTGGGAAGACGCAAGGTAGAGGATATTAAGGGCTATTTAGCGGCTAAAGATCGCCGTGTTATAGGCAAAACAGCGCCAGCCCAAGGTTTGTGCTTAGAGGAAATCTTCTTTACCGAAGAACGGCAGCAAGAGGTATTACAGAATAAATATTCTATATAA
- a CDS encoding 2-oxoacid:acceptor oxidoreductase subunit alpha, translated as MQKRKDFIWKMGGQQGEGIESCGEIMATILAKEGYSLYSQRLFASRIKGGHTTFALRVALEQVMSIGEGVDFLLSLDQETVDMHGSEVRDGGYIICDSKVNPDFSKFEGTKVNCLSLPISETAMKQGSMLMRNIVALGMSVALLGFDTKMFKDAIAAKFAKKSQEIVDKNLAAFDDGHSLVMEKLGDVEIDTLPAPGKKDQMFLLGNEACALGAIAAGSRFMASYPITPASEVMEYMIKNMDKLGATIVQTEDEIAACMTAMGGVYAGVRGFTCTSGPGLSLMAESLSMASMAELPMVVIDVQRSGPSTGMATKVEQSDIDAACYNAHGDYAGIVISPTSIEECFYEIQKAFNLAEMYQCPVIFMPDLQQGLNKQSVPSFDLNRVPINRGKMMKEADLPELEQPHYFKRFELTEDGISPRTIPGMKNGLFLSTGLEHNEEGKPAEAPTMHVAQTDKRFRKLETVADNYEPFLNNAKYDEADVLVVGMASSRGAIEEAVAEFDQEGVKVNHLQLRLIKPFPAKQLQPFMDAAKKVVIVEHNATGQLTNLFKINMHKKSKISSCLKYDGNPFTKSYVKNAIKEVL; from the coding sequence TTGCAAAAACGTAAAGATTTTATCTGGAAAATGGGCGGCCAACAAGGTGAAGGTATTGAGAGTTGTGGCGAAATCATGGCGACAATCCTCGCTAAAGAAGGTTATTCCTTGTATAGCCAACGTTTGTTTGCATCTCGTATCAAAGGTGGTCATACTACATTCGCATTGCGCGTTGCATTAGAACAAGTTATGTCCATTGGTGAAGGCGTAGACTTCTTGCTTTCTCTTGATCAAGAAACAGTTGATATGCATGGTTCCGAAGTTCGCGATGGCGGTTACATCATTTGTGACAGCAAAGTAAATCCTGACTTCTCTAAATTTGAAGGTACAAAGGTTAATTGCTTGTCCTTGCCAATTTCTGAAACAGCAATGAAACAAGGTTCCATGTTGATGCGTAACATCGTTGCACTTGGTATGTCTGTTGCACTTCTTGGTTTTGATACTAAGATGTTCAAAGATGCGATTGCTGCTAAATTTGCGAAAAAATCCCAAGAAATCGTGGATAAAAACTTGGCTGCTTTTGACGATGGTCATAGCCTTGTAATGGAAAAATTAGGCGATGTTGAAATCGATACATTGCCAGCTCCTGGTAAGAAAGATCAAATGTTCTTATTAGGTAATGAAGCATGTGCTTTAGGTGCTATCGCAGCGGGTTCCCGTTTCATGGCATCTTATCCTATTACTCCAGCATCTGAAGTAATGGAATATATGATTAAAAACATGGATAAATTGGGTGCTACAATCGTTCAAACAGAGGACGAAATCGCAGCATGCATGACAGCTATGGGCGGCGTATACGCAGGTGTTCGTGGCTTCACATGTACTTCTGGCCCTGGTCTTTCCTTGATGGCTGAATCCTTATCCATGGCTTCCATGGCTGAATTGCCAATGGTTGTTATCGACGTTCAACGTTCCGGCCCATCCACAGGTATGGCTACAAAGGTTGAACAATCCGATATTGATGCGGCTTGCTACAATGCACATGGCGATTACGCTGGTATCGTAATTTCTCCAACATCTATCGAAGAATGCTTCTATGAAATTCAAAAAGCATTCAACTTGGCAGAAATGTACCAATGCCCAGTTATCTTCATGCCTGACTTACAACAAGGTTTGAATAAACAATCTGTTCCTTCCTTCGACTTGAACCGTGTGCCTATTAACCGCGGTAAAATGATGAAAGAAGCTGACCTTCCTGAATTGGAACAACCTCATTATTTCAAACGCTTTGAATTGACTGAAGATGGCATTTCTCCTCGTACAATTCCTGGCATGAAAAATGGTCTATTCCTTTCTACAGGTCTTGAACATAATGAAGAAGGTAAACCAGCAGAAGCGCCTACAATGCACGTAGCGCAAACTGATAAACGTTTCCGCAAATTGGAAACTGTAGCTGATAACTATGAACCATTCTTGAATAATGCTAAATACGACGAAGCAGATGTACTCGTTGTAGGTATGGCTTCCAGCCGTGGTGCTATCGAAGAAGCAGTTGCTGAATTCGATCAAGAAGGCGTTAAAGTTAACCATTTACAATTGCGCTTGATTAAACCATTCCCAGCAAAACAATTACAACCATTCATGGATGCTGCGAAAAAAGTGGTTATCGTTGAACACAATGCAACAGGCCAATTGACTAACTTATTTAAAATCAACATGCATAAGAAATCTAAAATTTCCAGCTGCTTGAAATACGATGGTAATCCATTCACAAAAAGTTATGTGAAAAATGCTATTAAGGAGGTCCTATAA
- a CDS encoding 2-oxoacid:ferredoxin oxidoreductase subunit beta: MTTAKDYRNDIRPNWCPGCGHYGVQAAITDAVAARNIPPEKLAVISGIGCSSRIGGYFYAYGAHTTHGRALPYAQGVKLANQDLEVIACSGDGDAFAIGMGHTIHAFKRNVNMTYIVMDNHVYGLTKGQASPRSDIGFVTKTTPRGAFESPLSVCETAIAAGATFVAQGYMINRAELVDLIQQAMDHEGFSFINVFSPCVTYNKHNSYDWFKEHLVALPEGYDPTDRATALKTLGETDGLVTGLIYQDTTKPSFEKAMAAANGGPHPRPLTEDVVKPDQALFDSLCNQFK, translated from the coding sequence ATGACAACAGCTAAAGATTACAGAAACGATATTCGTCCAAACTGGTGTCCTGGCTGTGGCCATTATGGGGTTCAAGCAGCAATTACTGATGCTGTAGCAGCAAGAAATATTCCACCAGAAAAATTAGCAGTAATTTCCGGTATCGGTTGCTCTAGCCGTATCGGTGGTTATTTCTACGCATATGGTGCACATACAACTCATGGTCGTGCGCTTCCTTACGCACAAGGCGTTAAACTTGCTAACCAAGACTTAGAAGTTATCGCTTGCTCCGGTGATGGTGATGCATTCGCTATTGGTATGGGTCACACTATCCATGCTTTCAAACGTAATGTAAACATGACATACATCGTTATGGATAACCATGTATATGGTTTGACTAAAGGTCAAGCATCCCCTCGTTCCGACATCGGTTTTGTTACAAAAACAACTCCTCGTGGGGCATTCGAATCTCCATTGTCCGTTTGTGAAACTGCAATTGCTGCAGGTGCTACATTCGTAGCCCAAGGTTACATGATTAACCGTGCAGAACTTGTTGATTTGATTCAACAAGCAATGGATCACGAAGGTTTCTCCTTCATTAACGTATTCAGCCCATGTGTTACTTATAATAAACACAACAGCTATGACTGGTTCAAAGAACACCTAGTTGCATTGCCAGAAGGTTATGACCCAACAGATCGTGCAACAGCACTTAAAACTTTGGGTGAAACAGATGGTTTGGTTACAGGTCTTATTTATCAAGATACTACTAAACCTTCCTTCGAAAAAGCTATGGCTGCAGCAAATGGTGGTCCACATCCTCGCCCATTGACTGAAGATGTTGTAAAACCAGATCAAGCGCTATTTGATAGCCTTTGCAATCAATTTAAATAA
- a CDS encoding MAG1210 family protein: MSNVSNEYNEALLEPLKYYREELKDAFQQVTEEYFQDLVNQSKVDIDTNKVLIDKYTSVSENRDQSNTSYKRFGIIKKVDIVIGIGAIIYGIYQFSQNHVDIVSIIICIAVLVLCVGLYLYWIKPNSKSLEEKLKDLDATLAQMRQEGYEMMAPLNNLFHSEMTMELIKKAIPFIHMDSNFNIERYEQLVKDYGFLEKGDVNHSTLDIASGEILGNPFVFLKRIIHWMDDYTYEGTLDVTYTEEYVDSNGNLKTRDVNETLRAVIRQPGPYYANRVSLVYGNHAAPNLTFHRKPPEKGFFNFGGAKSRLAKGIASLRKKGQDSLEDGGNFQALANEEFDAQFNALDRNNEVEFRVLFTPLAQSNYKDIFENSPYGDDFVFNKECKINEIKADNSQNWDFDTSPSQYYDFSFEKIKEKFINYNCSYFDHMYFSFLPILAIPVYQQMASNDYIYGKSYNFKYNDYITEMLANKMGLNLFVPPNAAQRNNIKTILKTSHHKNEGDSEVIKVDAYSYRTIEHIDEVPVRAGNGRTYYVPVRWDEYVPVTKQEFIEVSEIKSTGDDFNHIKGLDHYQKSEDNRDRSFAYDHFMAGKLYRQNQSLGDLLNTIYEQCGGTKNG; encoded by the coding sequence ATGAGTAACGTGTCGAATGAATATAATGAAGCATTGCTAGAGCCACTTAAGTATTACCGGGAAGAGTTAAAGGATGCCTTCCAGCAAGTCACCGAGGAGTACTTTCAAGATTTAGTCAATCAATCCAAGGTAGATATCGATACTAATAAAGTATTGATAGATAAATACACCTCTGTATCAGAGAATCGAGATCAATCGAATACATCATATAAACGATTTGGCATTATTAAAAAGGTTGATATTGTTATCGGTATAGGGGCCATTATTTATGGTATCTATCAGTTTTCACAAAATCATGTAGATATTGTATCTATCATTATTTGTATTGCGGTTCTAGTTCTATGTGTAGGTTTATATCTGTACTGGATTAAGCCCAATAGTAAGAGCCTTGAGGAAAAGCTTAAGGACTTAGATGCGACCTTAGCTCAAATGCGCCAAGAAGGTTATGAGATGATGGCGCCTTTGAATAATCTCTTTCATAGTGAAATGACTATGGAACTCATAAAAAAGGCGATTCCTTTTATTCATATGGATTCTAATTTTAATATTGAACGATATGAACAGCTCGTTAAAGACTATGGATTCTTAGAAAAGGGCGATGTGAACCATTCCACATTAGATATTGCATCTGGCGAAATTTTAGGAAATCCCTTTGTGTTTCTTAAGCGCATAATCCACTGGATGGACGACTATACCTATGAAGGAACATTAGATGTTACCTATACAGAGGAGTATGTAGATTCTAATGGGAATTTGAAGACTAGAGATGTTAACGAAACACTACGTGCAGTCATACGACAACCTGGTCCGTATTATGCCAATAGAGTATCCTTAGTGTATGGCAATCATGCGGCACCTAACTTAACATTTCATAGAAAACCACCGGAAAAAGGATTCTTTAATTTTGGTGGTGCCAAGAGTCGATTAGCGAAAGGCATTGCTAGTCTTAGAAAGAAAGGGCAAGACTCATTGGAGGATGGAGGTAATTTCCAAGCCTTAGCGAATGAAGAGTTTGATGCTCAATTTAATGCATTAGATCGAAATAATGAAGTTGAGTTCCGAGTATTGTTTACGCCATTAGCACAAAGCAACTACAAGGATATTTTTGAAAACTCACCGTATGGCGATGATTTTGTATTTAACAAAGAATGTAAAATTAATGAGATTAAAGCTGACAACTCTCAAAACTGGGATTTTGATACTTCGCCATCTCAATATTATGATTTTTCATTCGAAAAGATTAAAGAGAAGTTCATTAATTACAACTGTAGTTACTTTGATCACATGTATTTCTCATTCCTGCCAATTTTAGCAATTCCTGTGTATCAACAAATGGCGTCTAATGATTATATTTATGGTAAGTCGTATAATTTTAAATATAATGATTACATTACAGAAATGCTAGCCAATAAAATGGGGCTTAACTTATTTGTTCCTCCTAATGCGGCTCAGCGGAATAATATAAAAACAATCCTTAAGACGAGCCACCATAAAAATGAAGGTGACTCAGAAGTGATTAAGGTAGATGCCTATTCGTATAGAACGATTGAACACATAGATGAAGTACCTGTGCGAGCGGGTAATGGTAGAACCTATTATGTACCAGTTCGCTGGGATGAGTATGTGCCGGTTACAAAACAAGAATTTATAGAGGTTTCAGAAATCAAATCTACAGGAGATGATTTCAATCATATTAAAGGCTTAGATCATTATCAAAAATCTGAAGATAATAGGGATAGATCCTTTGCATATGATCACTTTATGGCAGGTAAACTATATCGACAAAATCAGTCTCTAGGCGATTTATTAAATACTATTTATGAACAATGTGGAGGTACTAAAAATGGCTAA